The following proteins are co-located in the Streptomyces bottropensis ATCC 25435 genome:
- a CDS encoding carbohydrate ABC transporter permease codes for MPSAVTKTAGGAGALPTPPAAPRKSVTGTRLWVAVLFLLPALVLLGALVVYPIGYSVWRSLFDADGSGFVGLDNYAEIFSDDSTLVAVRNTAIWVAVAPALVTALGLIFAVLTERIRWGTAFKLIVFMPMAISMLAAGIIFRLVYEQDPDQGVANAVVTSVHDVFVDESVYPKARPGAQVSDLKASGGGAFTTEGTARAGTPVLLPLVGIAPGSLPGDAQDAKAAGTTGGDGITGTVWLDFRLGGGGEKGAVDPGEKGLKGVKVEAVKDGGVVASTTSGGDGTFSLPKAADGAQLRLPGSNFAAPYNGIDWLGPALVTPAVIGSYVWMWAGFAMVLIAAGLAGVDRNLLEAARVDGANEWQVFRRVTVPLLAPVLVVVLVTLMINVMKVFDLVYIIAPQPSQDDANVLALQLYLVSYGGGGDFGLGSAIGVILLLLVLPVMWVNIRRLRKERQR; via the coding sequence ATGCCGTCTGCCGTGACGAAGACGGCGGGAGGCGCCGGCGCACTGCCGACGCCCCCCGCCGCACCCCGCAAGAGCGTGACGGGAACCCGGCTGTGGGTGGCGGTGCTGTTTCTGCTGCCCGCGCTGGTGCTGCTCGGCGCGCTCGTGGTCTACCCGATCGGGTACTCGGTCTGGCGGAGCCTGTTCGACGCGGACGGCTCGGGCTTCGTCGGCCTCGACAACTACGCGGAGATCTTCTCCGACGACTCCACCCTCGTCGCCGTGCGCAACACCGCGATCTGGGTCGCGGTGGCCCCGGCCCTCGTCACCGCGCTCGGGCTGATCTTCGCGGTGCTGACCGAACGCATCCGCTGGGGAACGGCGTTCAAGCTGATCGTCTTCATGCCGATGGCGATCTCGATGCTCGCCGCGGGCATCATCTTCCGGCTGGTGTACGAGCAGGACCCGGACCAGGGCGTCGCCAACGCGGTCGTGACGTCCGTGCACGACGTGTTCGTGGACGAGTCGGTGTATCCGAAGGCCCGGCCGGGCGCCCAGGTGAGCGATCTGAAGGCGTCCGGCGGTGGTGCGTTCACCACGGAGGGGACCGCGCGGGCGGGCACCCCGGTGCTGCTCCCCCTCGTCGGTATCGCGCCGGGCAGCCTGCCCGGCGACGCACAGGACGCGAAGGCCGCCGGGACCACCGGTGGTGACGGGATCACCGGCACCGTCTGGCTGGACTTCCGGCTCGGCGGCGGTGGCGAGAAGGGGGCCGTCGACCCGGGCGAGAAGGGGCTGAAGGGCGTCAAGGTCGAGGCGGTGAAGGACGGTGGGGTCGTCGCCTCCACCACCAGCGGCGGCGACGGCACCTTCAGCCTGCCCAAGGCGGCGGACGGAGCCCAACTCCGTCTGCCGGGCTCGAACTTCGCGGCGCCCTACAACGGCATCGACTGGCTGGGCCCGGCGCTCGTCACCCCGGCCGTCATCGGGTCGTACGTCTGGATGTGGGCCGGCTTCGCGATGGTGCTGATCGCGGCGGGCCTCGCCGGGGTCGACCGCAATCTGCTCGAAGCCGCCCGGGTGGACGGGGCGAACGAGTGGCAGGTGTTCCGCCGGGTCACCGTGCCCCTGCTCGCACCGGTCCTGGTCGTCGTCCTCGTGACGCTGATGATCAACGTGATGAAGGTGTTCGACCTCGTCTACATCATCGCCCCCCAGCCCAGCCAGGACGACGCCAACGTGCTGGCCCTGCAGTTGTACCTGGTGTCGTACGGCGGCGGGGGCGACTTCGGCCTCGGCAGTGCGATCGGCGTGATCCTGCTGCTGCTCGTGCTGCCGGTGATGTGGGTCAACATCCGGCGTCTCAGGAAGGAGCGCCAGCGGTGA
- a CDS encoding carbohydrate ABC transporter permease yields the protein MTAVETPAPAPGTPAREAPARRERSVASRLASGAAGGALRVFLLLVALFWLVPTFGLLVSSFRDPTDISTSGWWKVFTAPAQLTTKSYASLLENDGITDALLNTVWITVPATLLVVLIGAMAGYAFAWLDFKGRDWWFMAVVGLLVVPVQVALIPLSGLFRDLGIFGDIIGVVLFHVGFGLPFAIFLLRNFFAEIPRELLEAARLDGAGEVRLFATVVLPLAAPALASLGIFQFLWVWNDMLVALVFSSSDSQPLTVALQQQVRQFGSNIEVLAPGAFISMVIPLAVFFAFQRQFVSGVMAGAVK from the coding sequence GTGACCGCTGTCGAAACCCCCGCGCCCGCGCCGGGAACTCCGGCGCGCGAGGCGCCCGCTCGCCGCGAACGCTCCGTCGCATCCCGGCTCGCGAGCGGCGCGGCGGGCGGCGCGTTGCGCGTGTTCCTGCTGCTGGTGGCGCTGTTCTGGCTGGTGCCGACCTTCGGGCTGCTGGTCTCCTCGTTCCGCGACCCGACCGACATCTCCACCTCCGGATGGTGGAAGGTGTTCACGGCCCCGGCCCAGCTCACCACCAAGAGCTATGCGTCGCTGCTGGAGAACGACGGCATCACCGACGCCCTGCTCAACACGGTCTGGATCACGGTCCCGGCGACGCTGCTGGTCGTCCTGATCGGCGCGATGGCCGGATACGCCTTCGCCTGGCTGGACTTCAAGGGCCGCGACTGGTGGTTCATGGCCGTGGTGGGGCTGCTGGTGGTCCCGGTGCAGGTGGCACTGATCCCGCTGTCCGGACTCTTCCGGGACCTCGGGATCTTCGGCGACATCATCGGCGTCGTCCTCTTCCACGTCGGCTTCGGACTGCCGTTCGCGATCTTCCTGCTGCGGAACTTCTTCGCGGAGATCCCGCGCGAGCTGCTGGAGGCGGCACGGCTGGACGGGGCGGGCGAGGTCCGGCTGTTCGCGACGGTCGTACTGCCCCTGGCCGCACCGGCGTTGGCGTCGCTCGGGATCTTCCAGTTCCTGTGGGTGTGGAACGACATGCTGGTCGCGCTGGTCTTCTCCAGCTCCGACTCCCAGCCGCTGACGGTCGCGCTCCAGCAGCAGGTGAGGCAGTTCGGCAGCAACATCGAGGTGCTGGCGCCGGGCGCCTTCATCTCCATGGTGATCCCGCTGGCCGTGTTCTTCGCGTTCCAGCGGCAGTTCGTGTCGGGGGTGATGGCGGGGGCGGTGAAGTAG
- a CDS encoding bifunctional glycosyltransferase/CDP-glycerol:glycerophosphate glycerophosphotransferase, whose protein sequence is MSSLPRFSVIVPAYKVQAYLQECLDSVLSQSFTDLELIVVDDASPDNCGAIADETAARDPRVRRAVRLRENAGPGAARNKGMEYARGDYLLFLDGDDTFAPGALRAIADRVKETGEPDVLVHDFARVCWSGESVRDESGLQLTEQGPAPFRLDDRPGLLHVRPAVWNKAYKREFVEDHDFRFPPGIYEDTAWTYPVLMAAESVATLDRVCVHHRRRRHGSLLGATTRGHFDVFEQYDRVFAYVDERPELAQWRPVLFRRMVDHLTSVFSRRHRLPREAHAEYLRTVRVYCARYRTPGAPLRARARLRHALLRLGGPRLHRALWAGARLGRGAGRLARGLAGLLRRAGLRLHYRVQRLLPLRADRAVFAAYDGRGYECSPAALENAFRTYVPRMRTSWVARPEHHHTLPVGTRRVLPGSMAYWTALARSTYLVSNVDFDRRLAKRRGQVLLQTRHGTPLKRMGLDLQDRPAAARGADFGAALRGSDRWDYVLSGNRHSTLVWERVHPSPYTTLEYGSPRNDVFLRANSADVARVREQLGIPEGAVAVLYAPTHRDYRHSQRAHLDLERVLRKLGPRFVVLARAHPGYDSPLTDLAHGRLLDVTGHPSVEDLCLASDALVTDYSSLMFDYANLDRPIVIHAEDWEAYEAARGTYFDLRSFPPGAVARSEDELIDIFATGHWRGSRSAQLRSAFRERFCPFDDGRAAERVVRRVVLGEVAPVDFVPLAERHPVPSAAAARPGVDGALGT, encoded by the coding sequence ATGTCCTCCTTGCCCAGGTTCAGTGTCATCGTTCCCGCGTACAAGGTTCAGGCGTACCTGCAGGAATGCCTGGATTCCGTGCTCTCCCAGTCCTTCACCGACCTCGAACTGATCGTCGTCGACGACGCCTCCCCCGACAACTGCGGCGCGATCGCCGACGAGACCGCGGCCCGCGACCCCCGCGTGCGGCGCGCCGTGCGCCTGCGGGAGAACGCGGGCCCGGGTGCCGCCCGCAACAAGGGGATGGAGTACGCGAGGGGGGACTACCTCCTCTTCCTCGACGGCGACGACACGTTCGCGCCGGGCGCGCTCCGGGCGATCGCCGACCGCGTCAAGGAGACCGGCGAACCGGACGTCCTCGTCCACGACTTCGCCCGCGTCTGCTGGTCGGGCGAGTCCGTCCGCGACGAAAGCGGCCTCCAGCTCACCGAGCAGGGCCCCGCCCCCTTCCGCCTGGACGACCGTCCGGGCCTGCTGCACGTCCGTCCGGCCGTGTGGAACAAGGCGTACAAGCGGGAGTTCGTCGAGGACCACGACTTCCGTTTCCCGCCCGGCATCTACGAGGACACGGCCTGGACGTACCCCGTCCTGATGGCCGCCGAGTCCGTCGCCACCCTCGACCGGGTCTGTGTCCACCACCGCCGGCGCCGCCACGGCAGCCTGCTCGGGGCGACTACACGCGGTCACTTCGACGTGTTCGAGCAGTACGACCGGGTGTTCGCGTACGTCGACGAGCGGCCGGAGCTGGCGCAGTGGCGTCCGGTGCTGTTCCGGCGCATGGTCGACCACCTCACCTCCGTGTTCTCCCGGCGCCACCGGCTGCCGCGCGAGGCGCACGCCGAGTACCTGCGCACGGTCCGCGTGTACTGCGCCCGCTACCGCACCCCGGGCGCCCCCCTCCGCGCCCGCGCCCGGCTCCGGCACGCGCTCCTGCGGCTCGGCGGTCCGCGTCTCCACCGCGCGCTGTGGGCGGGAGCGCGGCTGGGCCGGGGCGCCGGGCGCCTGGCGCGGGGCCTGGCCGGGCTGTTGCGTAGGGCCGGGCTGCGCCTCCACTACCGCGTCCAGCGCCTCCTCCCGCTGCGTGCCGACCGGGCCGTGTTCGCCGCGTACGACGGCCGGGGCTACGAGTGCAGCCCGGCCGCGCTGGAGAACGCGTTTCGCACGTACGTCCCCCGGATGCGCACCTCGTGGGTCGCGCGCCCGGAGCACCACCACACGCTCCCGGTGGGGACCCGGCGGGTGCTCCCCGGCTCGATGGCGTACTGGACGGCGCTGGCCCGCTCCACGTACCTGGTGAGCAACGTCGACTTCGACCGGCGCCTGGCCAAGCGCCGCGGTCAGGTGCTGCTGCAGACCCGGCACGGCACGCCGCTCAAGCGGATGGGGCTCGACCTCCAGGACCGGCCGGCGGCGGCGCGCGGCGCGGACTTCGGCGCCGCGCTGCGCGGCAGCGACCGGTGGGACTACGTCCTGTCCGGCAACCGCCACTCCACACTCGTCTGGGAACGCGTCCACCCCTCCCCGTACACGACCCTCGAATACGGCTCGCCGCGCAACGACGTGTTCCTGCGGGCGAACTCGGCGGACGTGGCCCGGGTACGCGAACAGCTCGGCATCCCCGAGGGCGCGGTCGCCGTCCTGTACGCCCCCACGCACCGCGACTACCGCCACTCGCAGCGCGCCCATCTGGACCTGGAGCGGGTGCTGCGCAAGCTCGGTCCGCGGTTCGTGGTCCTCGCCCGGGCCCACCCCGGGTACGACTCCCCGCTGACGGATCTGGCGCACGGCCGTCTGCTGGACGTCACCGGCCATCCGAGCGTGGAGGACCTGTGCCTCGCCTCGGACGCGCTGGTCACCGATTACTCGTCCCTGATGTTCGACTACGCCAACCTCGACCGGCCGATCGTGATCCACGCGGAGGACTGGGAGGCGTACGAGGCGGCGCGGGGCACTTATTTCGATCTGCGCTCCTTCCCGCCGGGGGCGGTGGCGCGCAGTGAGGACGAACTGATCGACATCTTCGCCACGGGGCACTGGCGGGGGTCGCGGTCGGCGCAGTTGCGGTCGGCGTTCCGGGAGCGGTTCTGTCCGTTCGACGACGGGCGGGCGGCCGAGCGGGTGGTGCGGCGGGTGGTGCTCGGCGAGGTCGCACCGGTGGACTTCGTCCCCCTGGCCGAGCGGCATCCCGTCCCGTCCGCCGCGGCGGCCCGCCCCGGGGTGGACGGGGCGCTGGGCACGTAG
- a CDS encoding bifunctional glycosyltransferase/CDP-glycerol:glycerophosphate glycerophosphotransferase, whose translation MPRFSIIVPTHGVEGRLSLALDSVLTQPFGDFELIPVHDAPGSPAGAVGAAYAGRDTRVVPVESPPSGGLSAARNAGIAAAHGTYVLFLDGDDTLAPGALRAIADRLREAGDPDVLYFAHERAHWWEGGTTVVRPAGPQTPAWSTAYRRDFLAERQLLFPIGHFTDLGWSGLVALATDRTAELPETVCVRHLLRRQGSRLHTPGAHQLELLDQVELVLARATAERGVSQALFARLFAVVLRTAAHPERLPVHHRRAFFRRATHLYRHYVPAGFQPPGGLLGVRHRLLASGSYAGFRVLCAAERAVAGASAALPRPRAPLTRAAYAVQRRLPLDRNLVVYRAHRGGDLGCDLVALHAKARELAPRLRAVFLVEPDAVDALPEGAHYAVIGTRRHWEAIARAQYVVDGADVEAVGAEAVVKRARSVHVRTQQGTPLTTTGVDRAPYPVAAAASGDFTGLVAHVDRWDFVLSANRHSTQTWERAFPGAYETLEYGSPRNDVHYTATAEDVTRARRELGVPEGRKALLYAPAHRDAPHDPATGPGARLDPEAFCEAVGEEYVVLLRTGDVHGGASARRTGGRIIDVTAHHSVEDVCLAADALITDHSALMFDYAHLDRPIVIHAQGWDVLRETRGVCLDLPAAPPGHVARTERELADLFRDGAYADAEADALRAMFRERFCQFDDGRAAERVVRRVFLGEGPRTLPPVVPLAERTPAPAPAAATLVRS comes from the coding sequence ATGCCCCGCTTCAGCATCATCGTCCCCACACACGGTGTCGAAGGGCGGCTGTCGCTCGCCCTGGACTCGGTCCTCACGCAGCCGTTCGGCGACTTCGAGCTGATCCCGGTCCATGACGCACCGGGTTCCCCGGCGGGAGCCGTCGGCGCCGCGTACGCCGGCAGGGACACCCGGGTGGTTCCGGTCGAGTCGCCCCCCTCGGGCGGCCTGAGTGCGGCCCGCAACGCGGGGATCGCGGCGGCGCACGGGACGTACGTGCTGTTCCTGGACGGGGACGACACGCTCGCGCCGGGCGCGCTGCGGGCGATCGCGGACCGGCTGCGCGAGGCCGGCGACCCCGATGTCCTGTACTTCGCGCATGAGCGCGCGCACTGGTGGGAGGGCGGGACGACCGTCGTGCGCCCGGCCGGTCCGCAGACCCCGGCGTGGAGCACGGCCTACCGCCGGGACTTCCTCGCCGAACGTCAACTCCTCTTCCCCATCGGCCACTTCACCGACCTCGGCTGGAGCGGCCTGGTCGCGCTGGCCACCGACCGCACGGCCGAGCTGCCGGAGACGGTCTGCGTACGCCATCTGCTGCGCCGGCAGGGCAGCCGGTTGCACACACCCGGCGCACACCAGCTCGAACTGCTCGACCAGGTGGAGCTGGTCCTCGCCCGGGCCACGGCCGAACGGGGCGTGTCCCAGGCATTGTTCGCGCGGTTGTTCGCGGTGGTGTTGCGGACCGCCGCGCACCCGGAGCGGCTGCCGGTCCACCACCGCCGCGCGTTCTTCCGCCGTGCCACGCACCTGTACCGCCACTACGTCCCGGCCGGTTTCCAGCCACCCGGCGGCCTCCTCGGCGTACGGCACCGGTTGCTCGCGTCCGGCTCGTACGCCGGATTCCGGGTCCTGTGCGCCGCCGAGCGGGCGGTGGCGGGGGCGTCGGCCGCGCTCCCCCGCCCGCGCGCGCCCCTGACCCGTGCCGCGTACGCCGTCCAGCGCCGTCTGCCGCTGGACAGGAACCTCGTCGTGTACCGCGCGCACCGGGGCGGTGACCTCGGCTGCGACCTCGTCGCCCTCCACGCGAAGGCCCGAGAACTCGCCCCGCGGCTGCGTGCGGTGTTCCTCGTCGAGCCCGACGCGGTGGACGCTCTCCCCGAGGGCGCCCACTACGCCGTCATCGGCACCCGGCGCCACTGGGAGGCCATCGCCCGCGCCCAGTACGTCGTCGACGGCGCCGACGTCGAGGCGGTGGGCGCGGAAGCGGTCGTCAAGCGCGCCCGCAGCGTCCACGTCCGCACCCAGCAGGGCACCCCGCTGACGACGACGGGCGTGGACCGGGCCCCGTACCCGGTGGCGGCCGCCGCGTCCGGCGACTTCACCGGCCTGGTCGCCCACGTGGACCGCTGGGACTTCGTCCTCTCCGCCAACCGGCACTCCACGCAGACCTGGGAGCGGGCCTTCCCGGGCGCGTACGAGACACTGGAGTACGGCTCCCCGCGCAACGACGTCCACTACACGGCGACGGCCGAGGACGTGACGCGCGCCCGGCGCGAACTGGGCGTGCCGGAGGGCAGGAAGGCCCTCCTCTACGCCCCCGCCCACCGCGACGCCCCCCACGACCCGGCCACCGGCCCAGGCGCCCGGCTCGATCCGGAGGCGTTCTGTGAGGCGGTCGGCGAGGAGTACGTGGTGCTGCTGCGGACGGGTGACGTCCACGGCGGCGCGAGCGCCCGCAGGACGGGCGGCCGGATCATCGACGTCACCGCGCACCACTCGGTCGAGGACGTCTGTCTCGCCGCCGACGCGCTGATCACCGACCACTCCGCCCTGATGTTCGACTACGCCCATCTCGACCGGCCGATCGTGATCCACGCGCAGGGCTGGGACGTCCTCCGGGAGACCCGGGGCGTCTGCCTCGACCTGCCGGCCGCGCCGCCCGGTCATGTGGCGCGCACGGAGCGGGAGCTGGCGGACCTGTTCCGCGACGGCGCGTACGCGGACGCGGAGGCCGACGCCCTGCGCGCGATGTTCCGGGAACGGTTCTGCCAGTTCGACGACGGGCGGGCGGCCGAGCGGGTCGTACGGCGGGTGTTCCTGGGCGAGGGGCCGCGGACACTGCCGCCCGTCGTGCCGCTCGCCGAACGGACCCCGGCCCCGGCGCCCGCCGCCGCGACCCTCGTGAGGAGCTGA
- a CDS encoding bifunctional glycosyltransferase/CDP-glycerol:glycerophosphate glycerophosphotransferase: MPRFSVIVPVFEARGFLRECLDSVLEQSYRDLEVIAVNDCSPDGSGATLDAYAARDPRVRVLHLPANVGPGRARNAALPYAGGDFVLFLDSDDTLVPGALRALADRLDETGDPDVLVFDHIRAHWWGGTGRDASAHLLSAVGEGVFTAAERPRVLELPTVVWNKAYRREFVETRRFRFPPGHYEDTPWTFPVLLDAGRIATLDRICVAHRLRRRGGLLSTTSRRHFDVHDQYERVFGFLDSRPEPAGWRSLVRDGMAARCLSVLAEPDRVPGGDRAEFFRRTAALYRKHRSDGDPVAPEHRVLAGGWAAYRARRRVAGVRGALGERGERLRAAGAELIGRGWSLAHERLPLDPDLALYSAFAHRGVLGDPAAVYRAARDLAPHIRGVWVVRPERVPALPAGVAYVTPGSPEYLRLAARATYFVGNTPWPGTLTKRPGSVHIHTHQGTPLKFMGADLLHRPGARLGVDVPETLRRADLWDHSLVANRHSERVWSRAYPCGFTSLRTGSPRNDVLVNAGADSGARIRARLGIPAGHTVVLYAPTFRDYRRGGHVDRLDLARFAADLRRSLGEAHTLVVRLHPSAADGPARGFGLAELHRRGVVVDATDEPRAEEVMLAADVLVTDYSALMFDYANLDRPIVVHADDRDAFAASRGMYVDITADPPGHVSRSYRELAWLFDSGQWRDAESARLRAGFRERYCEFDDGRAAERVVRTLMLGERAVAVPAPRAPGSMTSTGFVLS; this comes from the coding sequence ATGCCCCGCTTCAGTGTCATCGTCCCCGTGTTCGAGGCCCGGGGCTTTCTGCGCGAGTGCCTCGACTCGGTCCTGGAGCAGTCGTACCGGGATCTGGAGGTGATCGCCGTCAACGACTGCTCGCCGGACGGCAGCGGCGCGACCCTCGACGCGTACGCCGCCCGCGACCCGCGGGTACGGGTGCTGCACCTGCCCGCGAACGTGGGTCCCGGCCGCGCCCGCAACGCCGCACTGCCGTACGCCGGGGGCGACTTCGTGCTCTTCCTCGACAGCGACGACACCCTCGTCCCGGGGGCCCTGAGGGCGCTGGCGGACCGGCTGGACGAGACCGGTGACCCCGATGTGCTGGTCTTCGACCACATCCGCGCGCACTGGTGGGGCGGGACGGGGCGCGACGCCTCCGCACACCTCCTGTCCGCGGTCGGCGAGGGCGTCTTCACGGCCGCGGAGCGCCCGCGGGTCCTGGAACTGCCGACGGTCGTGTGGAACAAGGCGTACCGGCGGGAGTTCGTCGAGACGCGACGGTTCCGGTTCCCGCCGGGCCATTACGAGGACACGCCGTGGACGTTCCCGGTCCTGCTCGACGCCGGGCGGATCGCCACGCTCGACCGGATCTGCGTGGCCCACCGGCTGCGACGTCGGGGCGGCCTCCTGTCCACCACGAGCCGTCGGCACTTCGACGTGCACGACCAGTACGAGCGGGTCTTCGGCTTCCTGGACTCCCGCCCCGAACCGGCGGGTTGGCGCTCCCTCGTACGCGACGGGATGGCGGCGCGCTGCCTGTCCGTCCTCGCCGAGCCGGACCGGGTGCCGGGCGGCGACAGGGCCGAGTTCTTCCGGCGGACGGCGGCGCTGTACCGCAAGCACCGCTCGGACGGCGACCCGGTGGCCCCCGAGCACCGCGTGCTGGCGGGCGGCTGGGCCGCGTACCGCGCCCGGCGCCGGGTGGCCGGGGTCCGTGGCGCGCTCGGCGAACGCGGGGAGCGCCTGCGCGCGGCCGGCGCCGAGCTGATCGGCCGGGGCTGGTCGCTGGCCCACGAACGGCTGCCGCTGGACCCGGATCTGGCCCTGTACTCGGCGTTCGCGCACCGGGGGGTGCTCGGTGACCCGGCGGCCGTGTACCGGGCCGCCCGTGATCTCGCGCCCCACATCCGCGGGGTGTGGGTGGTGCGCCCCGAGCGGGTGCCGGCGCTCCCTGCGGGGGTCGCGTACGTGACGCCGGGCTCGCCCGAGTATCTGCGGCTGGCCGCGCGGGCGACGTACTTCGTCGGCAACACCCCCTGGCCCGGCACCCTCACCAAGCGGCCGGGCAGCGTGCACATCCACACCCACCAGGGCACCCCGCTCAAGTTCATGGGCGCCGACCTGCTGCACAGGCCCGGCGCCCGGCTCGGCGTGGACGTGCCGGAGACGCTGCGCCGGGCCGACCTCTGGGACCACAGCCTGGTCGCCAACCGCCACTCCGAGCGGGTGTGGAGCAGGGCGTATCCGTGCGGGTTCACCTCGCTGCGGACCGGCAGCCCGCGCAACGACGTCCTGGTGAACGCCGGCGCGGACAGCGGTGCGCGGATCCGTGCACGGCTCGGCATCCCGGCCGGGCACACGGTCGTGCTGTACGCGCCGACGTTCCGCGACTACCGGCGGGGCGGCCACGTCGACCGCCTGGACCTCGCCCGGTTCGCCGCCGACCTGCGGCGCAGCCTGGGCGAGGCCCACACCCTCGTCGTACGGCTGCATCCCTCGGCGGCGGACGGCCCGGCGCGCGGGTTCGGGCTCGCCGAGCTGCACCGGCGGGGTGTCGTCGTGGACGCGACGGACGAGCCCCGTGCCGAGGAGGTGATGCTCGCCGCCGACGTCCTCGTCACGGACTACTCGGCCCTGATGTTCGACTACGCCAACCTCGACCGGCCGATCGTCGTGCACGCCGACGACCGGGACGCCTTCGCGGCGAGCAGGGGCATGTACGTGGACATCACCGCCGATCCGCCCGGCCATGTGTCGCGCTCCTACCGGGAGCTGGCCTGGCTGTTCGACTCCGGGCAGTGGCGGGACGCGGAGTCGGCGCGGCTGCGGGCCGGGTTCCGGGAGCGGTACTGCGAGTTCGACGACGGGCGGGCGGCCGAGCGGGTCGTACGGACGCTGATGCTGGGTGAGCGGGCGGTGGCGGTGCCCGCGCCGAGGGCGCCCGGGTCGATGACGAGCACGGGCTTCGTGTTGTCATGA
- a CDS encoding organic hydroperoxide resistance protein, which produces MDALYTAVATATHGRDGRAVSNDGKLDLDLALPVELGGNGQGTNPEQLFAAGYSACFASALGLVGRAAKVDVSDAAVTAEVGIGKQGEGFALKVTLRVELPDSVDEATGRKLVEQAHQVCPYSNATRNNIPVELVVE; this is translated from the coding sequence ATGGACGCGCTCTACACCGCTGTCGCCACCGCCACCCACGGCCGTGACGGTCGCGCCGTCAGCAACGACGGCAAGCTCGACCTCGACCTGGCCCTCCCGGTGGAGCTGGGCGGCAACGGCCAGGGCACCAACCCCGAGCAGCTCTTCGCCGCCGGCTACTCCGCCTGTTTCGCCAGCGCCCTCGGTCTCGTCGGCCGCGCGGCCAAGGTGGATGTCAGCGACGCCGCCGTGACCGCCGAGGTCGGCATAGGCAAGCAGGGCGAGGGCTTCGCCCTCAAGGTCACCCTCCGCGTCGAACTCCCCGACTCCGTCGACGAGGCCACCGGCCGCAAGCTCGTCGAGCAGGCCCACCAGGTCTGCCCCTACTCCAACGCCACCCGCAACAACATCCCGGTCGAGCTGGTCGTCGAGTAG
- a CDS encoding MarR family winged helix-turn-helix transcriptional regulator, producing the protein MTTSAAPTPEGVSSEISGQISEEEFLRLDRQICFSLHAASRAFNSVYRVALKDLGITYPQYLVMLVLWERGELPVKKLGEHLRLDSGTLSPLLKRLEAAGLVQRERSARDERSVVVRPTGEGAALRERALAVPRRIVSATTLDLEEIRDLRDRLDRLTTALDEAALEEPTE; encoded by the coding sequence ATGACCACGAGCGCCGCTCCCACGCCCGAGGGGGTCTCCTCGGAGATCTCCGGGCAGATCTCCGAGGAGGAGTTCCTCCGTCTCGACCGGCAGATCTGCTTCTCCCTGCACGCCGCCTCCCGTGCCTTCAACAGCGTCTACCGCGTGGCCCTGAAGGATCTGGGGATCACCTATCCGCAGTACCTGGTGATGCTGGTGCTGTGGGAGCGGGGCGAGCTGCCCGTCAAGAAGCTGGGCGAGCATCTGCGGCTCGACTCCGGGACCCTCTCGCCGCTGCTCAAGCGCCTGGAGGCCGCCGGACTCGTCCAGCGGGAGCGCAGCGCGCGCGACGAGCGGTCGGTCGTGGTGCGGCCGACCGGGGAGGGCGCCGCCCTGCGTGAGCGCGCCCTGGCCGTGCCGCGCCGGATCGTCTCCGCGACGACCTTGGACCTGGAAGAGATCCGCGACCTGCGCGACCGACTGGACCGCCTGACGACCGCGCTGGACGAGGCGGCACTGGAGGAGCCGACGGAGTAG